Proteins from one Pithys albifrons albifrons isolate INPA30051 chromosome 2, PitAlb_v1, whole genome shotgun sequence genomic window:
- the LGALSL gene encoding galectin-related protein, with the protein MAGTVAERDALKIEDGHLNNSLGSPVQADVYFPRLIVPFCGHIKGGMRPGKKILVMGIVDLNPESFGISLTCGESEDPPADVAIELKAVFTDRQFVRNSCVAGEWGEEQSSIPYFPFIPDQPFRVEILCEHPRFRIFVDGHQLFDFYHRIETLSAIDTIKINGDLQLTKLG; encoded by the exons ATGGCGGGGACCGTGGCCGAGCGGGACGCGCTG AAAATAGAGGACGGGCATTTAAACAACTCCCTGGGATCCCCGGTGCAAGCCGATGTGTACTTCCCCCGCCTG ATCGTCCCCTTCTGTGGGCACATCAAAGGAGGAATGAGGCCGGGAAAGAAGATCTTAGTTATGGGCATAGTGGACCTCAACCCCGAGAG CTTTGGCATCAGTCTGACTTGCGGGGAGTCAGAAGATCCTCCTGCGGATGTAGCCATAGAACTCAAAGCTGTGTTTACAGACAGACAGTTTGTCAGAAACTCTTGTGTAGCTGGAGAATGGGGGGAAGAGCAGTCGTCTATTCCTTACTTTCCATTTATACCGGACCAGCCTTTTAGG GTTGAGATACTTTGCGAGCATCCCCGTTTTAGAATATTTGTGGATGGACATCAGCTCTTTGATTTTTACCACCGTATTGAAACACTGTCAGCAATTGACACAATAAAGATAAATGGAGACCTTCAGCTTACAAAACTTGGCTGA